A segment of the Zonotrichia leucophrys gambelii isolate GWCS_2022_RI chromosome 25, RI_Zleu_2.0, whole genome shotgun sequence genome:
ctctccagccTTTTAAGAGCCCTTGGGCAGAGCACAGTGTGTGGAAGCATAGAGCTGTGTTAGAAATATGGTGTGACAAAGGGCACTCAGGGCAAGGGTAGCAAGAGCCACAAAGTCTAGGGGTGTGTGTCACATCCTCCCCTAAAGGTGAGGACAGGTTTCAGTTTTGGGATGATTTCTAGGGAAAAACTGTAGAGTGGCTTTGTGCTCTGGAGCACTTTCCTTTGAGCAGCTCAGAGGAACTTCTGGCAGCATCAGCCTGTGTCAAGGCTGGCTGCCTGCACCTGGTGGCTGCTGACTGGCTGCTTCTGGCTTTCTCTCATGTTTATCTAAACGTTTAATCTAAAATCCTTATGTtgtccatgtccccaatgtcatcTCTGGCTCTTTTTCTAGCCACAGGTGTATGGATATGATGACTTGCAAATGCTCCAGACGAGATTCCCGTTGGTGAGTACTGCAGAATGACAAGGACATGCCACTTCCACTGGTGCTGCTTGGGTAGAGACAAAGCTTAAGAGCTGGCACGATGGAGTGCTGAGTGGAtgcacctctgcagcagcagtgaggagtTAATCAGTTGCTCCTTGGCACATGGGGAGCTGCCTGCACGAGTTGCTCATGCAGCAGTGTTCCTtgttggagccaaggagcacGAGTTCCAACAGCAGGGCTATTAGAGAGATTCACCTCTGATCCCTGACAGAGCCAGTGACTAAATACCTGATGAGAATGGGCTTTATTTAGCAACAGGACATGTCCATTTTATTGTGAAGAGGGGGGGAAAGTCCAGCCAGTTTAAGAGCTGCATACCAGTAGACCTTATCTGGTTCTTCTAATAGCCAGATGAGGGGGAAGGTACATGCTACAAAAACCTGGGGCTGCTGTAGGTTATGATCAGCCTGATGTGGCTGGTTGGACTGCAATGCTCAGACATATCTTGCAGCTGCAGTACAGAAATCCCTCTCTCCCAAATATACTGCTTTGCACTTTGGACAGAGCTGataaaaatgtcttcttttgtttttattcatcAGGATtactacagcatcccattccCTACACCCACCACACCACTGACTGGAAGAGATGGCAGCCTGAGCAGCAATCCATACTCTGGTAGGGAAAAACACTGCTCTGATTCCCATCCCATcagggtttgtgctgctcctACCACTGTCCTGTGTCTTTGTCCACTGGAGCTACCTCTGCACCTGCACTGTGCTCCTGCACTGCTTTTGGTTTGGAGCATGCTTCTCACAGCTAAATTCTTGCTTTCCCTTTGAGCATTTTTTGTGTCAAGGTCTGATACTGGGAAGAGGTGGGCAAAGTAGGACTTAATGGGGCAGCTAGAAAGGGAGTGAGGAAGGGCTGAAAGATTCAAGGCCTACAGCTGAGGGACTGATTTCCAGGTGGTAAGCAGTGCTTCTCAAGCACTGAGagtaaaaatggaaagaaacacaaaatatggagaaattaatttttttatatggGACAGTTTCAGGGAGAAAGCAAGTGAGAAATTTGAGACCTGTCAAACTCAAGCCAAGCACCCAGTTGGGTTTATGACCTCACACTGACCTTGGTAACCTTGGTTAACACACTGTCAGTCTGCAGTGGGCAGTGACTGAGCTTTCACATGCTTTAGGAATTGTTGCACTTGGAGGTTCACTCTTTTTCCAGCACCACTTCTCCTCAGctttggcaggagctgctttgtgtGGAAGTGCTTTTGCCCAGCTGAGGCTGAAAGCTCAGAGCTCTATGAGCTTTGAATAGGAGAGTGTGTTTGCATGGGTGAGCCAGGCAAATGCTCATCAAGATCAGAACCTGCAGccaagccctgcacagcccaggcaagGGTCTGGGTTGTGTTCAGTCCTGCTGGTGGTGCATGGagagagacagctctgaaaTCGGGCTCTGCTAGCAGGTTTATCCAGTGCCAGTGGCTTCCCTTTGCCTCTGCAGTCCTGTTAGAGCCAAGGAGCAATTAATAGCTTCACCTTATCAGTGTGCAAAAGTCTGAGGACCACAGTccttggggggaggggggtgtGACTGAAGTCACTGTTTATCAAAAGACTGGCTCACCTTTGGGCTGAGTTGAAGCAGCCCAGGATCTGACTAACATCTGTTCCTCACTCTCACCTCCTCTATTTCAGGTGATTTAACAAAATTTGGCCGTGGTGAtgcctcttcccctgctcctgcaacAACTCTGGCTCAGCCTCAGCAGAGCCAGACCCAGACCCACCACACCACGCAGCAAACGTTCCTGAACCCGGCGCTGCCTCCTGGCTACAGTTACACCAGTCTGCCATACTACACAGGGGTACCAGGGCTccccagcaccttccagtacgGGCCCGCCGTGTTCCCTGTGAGTTCCCAGGGGCAGAGTGTGGGATTGGGGCAGAAGGGTGGCCCAGCAAAGGCTCTGCTCACTCTGTTCCTCTCCGTTCTGTAGGTTGCTCCTACCTCTTCCAAGCAGCATGGTGTGAATGTCAGCGTCAATGCATCAGCAACCCCTTTCCAGCAGCCCAGTGGCTATGGCTCTCATGGGTACAGCACTGGTAAGAGACCCACAAAAacactttccacagcagcagggctgctcccagtctTACTGGCTATGATAGGGACTGCTGTCTTACAGCAGTAAAAATTAGCGAAAAGTATCCCAGGCCAGGATTGCTGCTCCCGGAAATTGGGATGTATTCTGCCGTGGGGTTACAGATCACTTCATGCTTGCTTACTGGCTGTGATAGGGACTGCTGTCTTACAGCAGTAATGGAGAAAAattccagggatgctgctcccaagGAGATTGGTTATTCATAGAAAGGCACAGGATTGTTCTGCATCCGGGTCtggggcaggttttggggttaCAGATCACTTCATGCCCTCCTCTGTGCCCCACAATCAGCTGTCTGGGCCCTCAGAAGGTTAAGCTGCTcagtggtttggtttgttggttttttatcTGCCAGATGTGATTAACAGAACAGCAATTGTTCTGGATTTGAGCTTGTTTCCCACCAGTGTTTGGCAGACACTTTCTAAGGAAGTGTCCTTGATGCAAAGATGCAGGAAGGTCATGAACCTGCTGCCTGTCTTGGTACTTGGTTGGTGTCTGGCTGACTTAtgcagggctgcatctggcTCCCTCTGCCAGTCTTTAAATTCCTTCTGTCACTTTTTTAACTGCATTAGAGCCCTTCAAGATAGTGTTTTCTCTTTGAGAAGGtaattcagttttattccaggtcACCTGGTGCTGAGTCCTTCaaactgttttcatttcagcactTTTTTCCAGGCATTAAATATGGCTGAGGTGTCCTCTGAGCCACCCTTTTTTATGGACAGCCAACACCCCATGGGGCTTGTGTTGTCAGTCACTGCACCAGCCATCCCAGCCTACAGCTGAGTTGCCTTTCCATGCAATTGTCTGTTTTACACCAGAGGAgcttttgggttgtttttgctgctgtgggtttgtttcCCTGTCTGTCCATTGTgttctccagctctcctcagaCCTGCTGTTTCCCATGTGTTTCTCTGGGTGGCAGCCTGCCCTTCAGCTGGTTTCTGGAGGCATTTTGAAACTGTGTGTGTCCAGAGCAAAATAACTTCTATGGGTGCTTTGCATGTGGTCATGCCCAGGCCTGTggctgtgttcacaggggtctgaggatgagggaagagatgaggatctgactccatgtttcagaaggcttgatttattattttatgatatatattatactaaaactatactaaaagaatagaaggaaggatttcatcagaaggctggctaagaatagcaaaagaaagaagaatgataacaaaagcttgtggcttggactctctgtccatgccagctcactgtgattagttattaattagaaacaactgcATGAGACTAATCACAGAtctacttgttgcattccacagcagcagataagcattgtttacattttgttcctgaggcctctcagcttctcaagaggaaaaatcctaaagaaaggatttttcataaaatatctgTGATACAGGCCAGTCTGTCTGCATATCTCTGATCACTGGAGCTCTCCAGCAGGTGTTAGCAGCAAGCAGCTCATGCTGGCCCACTGGCTGCTGCCTAACACCCACCTCTCCCTTCCTTCTGCCCAGGTGTATCCGTGACATCCAGTAATACAGGCGTGCCAGACATCTCGGGCTCTGTCTACTCCAAAACTCAGGTCAGTGTCTGTGTGCTTCCTGCCttgctggggaggagaagccaAGCTCTGAGACAGCCTCTCTGGTCAGTGAGGTTTCTTCCCCTTGGATCAGACagccagggagaagggaagtGCTTGACATTTCCCAGCTTACAGCAATTCCAAGCCCAGAAAGAGCCATGGGAAGAGACTCTTATCTGTTCTGTGTACCACAGGCTGACTGTGGGCCTGTGAGGTGTAGAGATGGGAGGGGcacactgccagcctggctccccgTCCTTATCCTGCCTTTGGCATCTCCTCCTCAGCAATCCTTCGAGAAGCAGGGATTTCACACTGGAACCCCAGCAGCCTCCTTCAACCTGCCTTCAGCTCTGGGCAGTGGTGGCCCCATCAACCCCGCCACGGCGGCGGCGTACCCCCCGACCCCCTTCATGCACATCCTGACCCCGCATCAGCAGCCTCACTCGCAGATCCTCCACCaccacctgcagcaggatgggcaggtAAGCAGtgcccctggcaccccagcCCCTTGCTGGGCCATCTCCTAGGGCTCGTGCTCCCCCTTGGCTTCCCTGGTCcttctgtccctccctccctcatgCTCTGCGGCGCACACATGCAGCGACAGGCACATGCTCACACCTGCACATACACACAGGGCCTGTAGGAGGATGATGAGGTGAGGAGGAAGGCCTGGGGTGTGCTCTGCCAGGGTGGGTGCTCAGCACAACCCCCCTGCTGCCGGGCTGCTCCAGCTATGGCCAGGTAGTGCCCCCTCATCTGGGGCACCCCAACCTCCCCCATCCTCAGAGGGGCAGCTCCACAGGCCAGCACCAAAGGGGTTCCTCACCACAGCCCCGACCCTGCAGGAGCTTTCAAGTCTAACCATGGATTTCAATTGTCATAGTTTGTCCCTTTATTTTACATATCCTGGTACTGCAACAGCTTCCATATTTGCAGATGATACTGTGCTGCCAACGCCAGCAGGAAGATCAGGTAATGAACTCTCTGAAAATGCATTGCACTTGCTgtgggctctgcccctgcccctaAGGCTCCCCAGGATCACACAGccccttccttctcccccatgtccctggtAGGAGAGGAGAGAGGCCCTCAGGCagtatgtgcacacacagacacacaaacagaGCCATGAGCAGACACGACCCACACCGACCCTTCCCtgtctcctctctccctgctgcccccagccctgtgtgtgctggccCGGAGCAAGGTGTACAGCCAAgggagggtgctggggcacagctgcgAGGTGCtggaggctgccccagtgccagggagctgagctgggcccaggaggatcagcagctgcccagagcacctggcCAGGGGCCCAGGTGTGCCCGTGTTACCCTgtggggcaggctggggctgcctccctGCACTCACCaccctctcctctgccctttcccGCAGAGCGGCTCCGGGCAGCGCAGCCaaggcagctccatcccccagaAATCCCAGGCCAACAAGTCTGCCTACAACAGCTACAGCTGGGGCGCCAACTGAGGCCGGGCCCTCGGCACCACTCGCTTCCAGAAGAGAATCCCAGTGCCCCCGATGATGAGGAAGGACCCCAGGGAGGAGAGAACCCTGCGGCGGGGAGCGCCCgggcccccagcccagcagggccccgCAGGGCAGGCCGCAGGCGCCTCTGCGTTGTCTGTCTTCAGCCACTTTCCTGTTGTATGTAATAtagaatttgtattttttcttttttttttctttttttttttctctctctctctctctccgcaTTCAGATCTGAACCGTTTGCCGTAGGggccttttttggtttttactcCTTTCTATCCCCTCTCCCATCCAGCTGCCCCAGAATCTCTCAAATCCAAAGGAGTGGAAGCTGCGAGTCGCCTACAGCAAACCCCCTTATTATTAGGATTAAGACCAGTAATTGATATGAGCAGCATTGTAAGATTAATTAGTTGAAGTGTTTTTTTTGTACCGTGTTCTAAATTTAATGGATAAATGTGTCTTgtatataaaaacaaaaaccccatgCTGTCCTCTAGTTCTCTCATTTCTCCCCCACCCCGCCGAGGGGTCCCCCCTGGTATTTTATGTTTTCCATCTGCGTCCCTCCATCCTCACGGGCCCAGAGTGCAGGTCCTGCCCTGCTTGCACGCTGTAAGTATCTTCTGCTTTtgggttggggatttttttattttcttttttttttccttttttttttttccctgttttgttttgtggggttttgtttgatttggtttggttttttgggggtattatttttggttttttctatGCAGTCCAGATCTTGTATTTTTCAGTTCCACCTGATcccttcagctgcagccccaaGCGGGGATTTACTGAAGAGAATAAAGATCACAAAGTGATGTGTGTATTTTTTCCACCTTCTCAGCCTCGTTCCCTATTTTTGGTGCAGGGGGTTGGGTGGCCCTGGGCAGTGGGGGCAGCGCTTCCCCCACCCCTCTCCAGCTTCTTGCTGGTGTTTTTGTCCCCTcattttgtggattttccttttcccagctgcaATGCTGGGCAGCAAGatgccagcacagggatgatGCCCTCCCTTCTCTGAGACCCTCACCCTTCATTTCTGCTTCCCAATGAGCTCTGCCTTCTGTCCCCactgctctggtgctgctgctcctccttttgggggttcagggctgctctccccagccccccgTCCCCACCGGGCAGGCCGGGGGGGTTTTCACAGGCACTGGGCAGGgcagtgagacactggaacagcaGTGCCCGGTCCTGCAGTGCCCGCCGAGCCTTTCCCCTCGCTGccggggcacagctggagccctCCGGGGCCGCGTGGGGCTGGGGTAGCGCAGGGGCCTCTGCCGGAGCCCAGGACCCCGCCAGCCCGCACGGCCCCCACGGAGGCCCGGGCACTCCACGGGGTAGCTGGTGCGAACAGCGCGGGCCCGCGGGGCCGATCGCACCGGGGCGCCTCCGGCCCGTGCGGCTCTCGGGGGCCTGGGCCGGTCACACCGGGACAGCTCCGGTCCCTGCGGCTCTCGGCGATCTGGACCGGTCACACCGGGGCAGTTCCGGCACGTGCGGCTCTCGGGGGCCCGGGCCGCTCACACCAGGGCGGTTCCGGCCCGTGCGGTTCTCGGGACCCGGGTGGGACACGGGACGGCCGCGCTGCCGCAGCGCCTCACGACAGCCGGCGGCGCTTTACGGCCGCGGCGCTTGGCGGCAGCGCGACCCGGTCGGGACGGGGTAGCGGGACCTGGAGGGCCCCGGCGGGCCCCGGAGCGGGATGAGCTTCTACGACGTGTTCCGCGGCTTCTTCGGCTTCCCGGGACGGTGCAGGTGACCGGGACCCCGCCCGTCCCCCGGGTGCCCCCGGCCTCGCCCGCACCTGTCCCTCTCTCAACCGCCCGTTGCCCCACCGGCCCCGGCCCTGTCCCGCTTGCTCCGGCCTGTCCGGTCCCTCACTGCCGCCGTCCCGCAGACCCCGGGACCCGCTGTTCGGCGGCGCGGCGTGggacgaggaggaggatgaggaggaggatggcgGCCCGTCCATGTCGCAGCCCCCCCAGGACTTCGGCTTCGGGTACAGCCCTGGCTCCTCCCGCGGCGCCTTCGAGGAGCTGTTCCGGGACATGGGCGAGCTCCTGGGCGTCCTGGGGGGGTTCTGGGCCGAGCCCCAGCAGCCTTTCGGTGGGTACGGGAAGGGCTGAGCGAGATTCTGGGGTCAGCTCAGAGCCCCTCGGCCTGACCGACAcccttgtgctgcccagagcccgccctgcccggcccgggggaAGGCAGCGCAAGGCGACCGCTGCGGGACTCGATGCTGAAGCAGCCGGACAGTCCCCCTGCCAGCGCGGCCCCGGGGAGCTCCGGCGATCTGGCCCGGCCATGGAGACCCTTCCTAGGGGTGGGTGAAGGGTCTGGGCTGCCGGCTCTGTGCTGGTGCGGTGCTGCCCCAGTGTCGCGCTTTTCTTCCCATCACTGCCGTCAGCGGTGCGTGGCTTTGTCTTGCAGCTTGAAGATGCTCCCCGGGCTCCTCCCGCCCTCAAGGAAGACCAAggtgggtgctgggagcaggggctgaggggtcCTCCCTGCTCCGGACAGCCTCCGGGGCGTGTCCCCGCACTGCGGCCACcaccttccctctccccctAGACCTGGACTCCCAGGTCTCCTCCGCTGGGCTGGGCACCATCCTGAGACCCGACGAGCCCAGGTCCCACTCTTACTTCCAGAGCGTCTCTGTCACCACAGTGACTCTCCCTGACGgggtgagtgtccctgcagggctgggggaggcctGGGGACACCGTCCCCGTGGTCTGGGGGTCTCTCAGGGCTTGGTGCTGTGCGCAGGCGGTGGAGGAGCGCCGCACCGTGCAGGACAGCCAGGGCCGCCGGGAGACCACGGTGACACGGCGGAGAGGGGACCAGGCCTTCATCAGCACCACCAGGGAGCACGGGCAGAGCAAGGACTACCGCGAGGAGGTGCTCAACATGGATGACCGTGAGTGGagctctggggagggggcaaACAGTGGATGGAGGCCCCACTGAGGGAGTTCTCTCTGCCCTCGCAGGGGAGCTGGCACAGTTTGCTGGCACGTGGCCACAGCAAGAAGAGATTCCTGCTGCCAACCTGGGCCCCTCATCTACGCTGGGCAGCTTCCTCCGACGCTGGTTCTCGAGCTGGTAGCTATTTCCAGTCCTGATTGAGCAGCCCACGTGTGTTTCAGGTGTGGGCTGGTGGGATCCTGGGCTTGCCAGGCCTGTCAGAGCAGGCAGTGGGCAGCAGCCTCTTCTCACCACCTGTTTTTGTTGTAGATGGGTCAGATCTTGCTGGGAAGTGGtgcctgggctggaggctgTCCACCTTCTGCAGCgctgcacagccacagggagccctgtggggatcaagtgtgtgtgtgtacagagCAATAAAGTCTATTTATGCTAAACGGTGACCTTCCATGCTCCTTCAGACTGGAATCTCATGTGTTTGGAGGCAGATTCCCCCTGTCCACCAGAATGACTCTGGggggctgccccaggggtgCAGGTGATTGCCAGGCTCCGGTGCCTGCACTGCTCCCTTCTTATCTCCCTCTCCCATTTCCTTGCCCCATGCTGTGCTAATGCCTCCCCTGGGCACTCTTGAgggcctggcccagcctggaggCCTTTCCAGGATCTCTTTATTAGTGTTGACTGCAGCTTTCCAGGATCTCTTTATTAGTGCTGACTGCAGCTGTGGCTTGGGCAGGGATAAAGGAGGTTCCTGGCCAGGCAATACCTGTGCCTGCTCACCTGAGCGAGGTCGTGGCTCCCCCACGGCCACTTGGGGCTCAGGGTGTTCCTACCTGGCCTTGCCCTGCTGGGGTGCAGCATTGTCACACGGTGTCCCCGGCCACACACAGGACTCTGGTCGCTGCCAGGCGTCTCCCGTGGTGCAGCCATGATTGGTTTAAAGTCTGCACATAATCACCCACCTGGCTGTGGGGCTCATAAAACCTGCTGCGAATTAGACATCTACACCACTCTCACTGCTGCCAGCGCTGCCACTGCTAcctctgcccagctggcacCATGGGCACCACTTCTTTCTTGACAAgagcccagaggctgctccGCATCAGGAACCAGCTGGTGAGAGAGTGCTTGGGTGAGGTGCTGTCCACCTTCGTGATGATGGTAAGCAGGGCACGCAGCTGGGTTGGGGCTGGGGATGTCGTGTGTGTGTGACAGCGCTGATGGTGTCATGCTGGCAGGTGCCAGGGGTCCCTGGGGTTCTGTGACAGGGCTGATGGTGTCGTGGTGGCAGGTGCCAGGGGTCCCTGGGGTTCTGCTGCTTGCCCCTTGAGGTTGGGAAGGTCTGGGGCTGCGCCGCACTCAAATGTGCAACTCAGCACTGCCTGTCCTCCCCCTTGGACCCTGTTCCCACAGCATGGTCCACAATGTGCCACAGCTCCGGTGCAATCAGGGTGTGGTGCTGGGCAGTGTGTGCCCTGATACCTTCTGCCTCAGAGCAGGCAAAGGTTGGGGCTCTGGTGCTGTCCTTAGCCTTTGGGCTACATCGCATGATGGCAAATGGTGTCCCTGGATCTATGTTATGGCACCTCTTTCCCAACACCTCCCCACAGAAAACAGTTTATTTAATTGCTTGTAATTTGGTTATTTTGCTATCAAAACCACAAGTGAGGGCAATAACCACCTCCCTGCCAGTCCCTGTCTGGTGTCCAAGTATTGGGGAGCAAAACCAGgggggcagcaccagcacagcccctgccttgctgcCCTGCAGTATCAGCACTGGGAGGGTCTCAGCACGAGGCCACCAGGACTGAGGTGGGGCTCCCTCTTCTCCAGACAATCACCCTGGCCAGCGCTGCACAGAAGATTGCCTTCTATGAGACCAAGGGGAATATCATGACCAGCTACCTGGGAGGTGCCCTGGGTGTCATGGGAGGCATCTACACGGCAGGGGGAATCTCTGGTGAGACAGAGGAAGGGGTCCCAGCTCTTGCTATCCCCTGGCTCTGAGTCCCCCAGGACCCTCCACTCCCAGCCTTTCTCCCTACTCCATTGCAGGGGCCCACATGAACCCGGCGTTCTCCTTAGCCATGTGCCTGATAGAGCAGTTCCCCTGGTGGAAGTTTCCCATCTTTGTGGCTGTGCAGATTGTGGGATCTTTCAtagctgctggagctgtttaCATCGTCTACTATGGTATGGAGGAACACCATTGGACAGGGGAACTCCACGGTGATACTGGGGAGGCCAGGCTTTTGTAcatgctctgcctctgcccctaGATGCCATCTGGCACCATAGCAATGGGACCCTTACTGTCACTGGCCCCCAAGAAACTGCCTCTATCTTCGCCACTTACCCTGCTGACTTTGTGTCTATTGGCAATGGCTTCTTGGACCAGGTGGGTGCCACTgtcagctcccccagccccctcccagcccgcTCGGTCCCcgtggtgctgagctgctgtgctgtcctcGCAGGTGATCGGCACAGGGGTGCTGATAATTGTTGTCATGGGCATCATGGACCCCCGCAACAAGCCTGTCCCCAAGGGCCTGGAACCAGTGGTTGTGGCTCTCTTGGTGCTCTCCATCGAGTGCTCCATGGGGGCCAACTGTGGCTGCCCCCTGAACCCTGCTCGGGACATCGGGCCCCGGCTCTTCACCTATCTGGCAGGCTGGGGCCCAGAGGTCTTCAGGTGGGTTGAGGGAAGGGGGCAAggtggggatggcagggatgaTGCCAACCCTACCCTGTCCCATCCTCAGCAGGGGCAATGGTTGGTGGTGGGTGCCACTGGTGGCACCGCTGCTGGGCGCCGCCGTGGGCACGTACCTGTACCAGCTCTTCGTGGCTTTCCACTACCCGGAGGAGAAGAGcgaggccctggcagagcagggctccattGTTCTGGTCAACACCGCCATCAGCAGCGCAGACATTGGGAGGTCACCCA
Coding sequences within it:
- the HAX1 gene encoding HCLS1-associated protein X-1 — encoded protein: MSFYDVFRGFFGFPGRCRPRDPLFGGAAWDEEEDEEEDGGPSMSQPPQDFGFGYSPGSSRGAFEELFRDMGELLGVLGGFWAEPQQPFEPALPGPGEGSARRPLRDSMLKQPDSPPASAAPGSSGDLARPWRPFLGLEDAPRAPPALKEDQDLDSQVSSAGLGTILRPDEPRSHSYFQSVSVTTVTLPDGAVEERRTVQDSQGRRETTVTRRRGDQAFISTTREHGQSKDYREEVLNMDDRELAQFAGTWPQQEEIPAANLGPSSTLGSFLRRWFSSW
- the AQP10 gene encoding aquaporin-10 is translated as MGTTSFLTRAQRLLRIRNQLVRECLGEVLSTFVMMTITLASAAQKIAFYETKGNIMTSYLGGALGVMGGIYTAGGISGAHMNPAFSLAMCLIEQFPWWKFPIFVAVQIVGSFIAAGAVYIVYYDAIWHHSNGTLTVTGPQETASIFATYPADFVSIGNGFLDQVIGTGVLIIVVMGIMDPRNKPVPKGLEPVVVALLVLSIECSMGANCGCPLNPARDIGPRLFTYLAGWGPEVFSRGNGWWWVPLVAPLLGAAVGTYLYQLFVAFHYPEEKSEALAEQGSIVLVNTAISSADIGRSPKERDSGETEPAGYPPPQSPSSTVSPTVPITTLKES